From the Euphorbia lathyris chromosome 6, ddEupLath1.1, whole genome shotgun sequence genome, one window contains:
- the LOC136234084 gene encoding putative F-box protein At3g16210 codes for MKSKRRSTSPETSPSPMESMAEDSTPSPFHHNDLIKDILSRLPIKYIKRFESVSKLWYSLINSDDFISAHLRRTSRRPTLLIHRFHNPTGSYFTISLIDSLNAILRDVRVPFLNSVIRFPKIVGSCNGILCLDISPCYARSFVLWNISTRQFRLLPRPRINDSRRAYWMVATGFGHNPDTNDYKLVRIVNFQSKLDESHIVRAEVFSWITGTWRLIDVKKTDAKLASWVTHEGQYAKTMNDSFCWIANKFGDFGNRRCIVSFDLATEEFRQIPVPDFSAGVCCKIIKFKESLGLAVYAGSGRPLNRIELWVFEEKCNDNGSSMYWDKLHTIDLDFPGIPIGVYNDTELLIKRVDSQCVTLTFYDPYNESYKNVPMCNSEFSCEFYSYVDSLVPVISAGDELLEEDEEEEAEAEAME; via the coding sequence ATGAAGAGTAAACGGCGATCAACATCACCGGAAACATCTCCTTCCCCAATGGAATCCATGGCTGAAGATTCTACTCCTTCTCCTTTCCACCACAATGATCTTATCAAGGATATCCTTTCCAGATTACCTATCAAATACATTAAACGCTTCGAATCAGTCTCCAAACTCTGGTACTCTCTCATTAACTCCGATGATTTCATCTCCGCTCATCTCCGCCGCACTTCCCGCCGCCCTACTCTGTTGATTCACCGTTTTCATAACCCTACCGGTTCCTATTTCACCATCTCCTTGATCGATAGTCTAAACGCGATTCTTCGTGATGTAAGAGTTCCTTTTCTCAATTCTGTGATTAGGTTTCCCAAGATTGTCGGTTCTTGCAACGGGATTCTCTGTCTCGATATCTCTCCGTGTTATGCTAGGAGTTTTGTGCTGTGGAATATCTCCACTCGGCAATTTAGGCTCTTACCTAGACCTAGAATTAATGATTCAAGGAGGGCGTATTGGATGGTGGCTACTGGATTTGGGCATAATCCTGATACGAACGATTACAAATTGGTAAGGATTGTGAATTTCCAATCTAAATTAGATGAATCGCATATTGTTAGGGCGGAGGTTTTCTCTTGGATTACAGGTACATGGAGACTGATTGATGTAAAAAAGACTGATGCAAAACTTGCTTCTTGGGTGACTCATGAAGGACAATATGCTAAAACTATGAATGATTCTTTCTGTTGGATTGCTAATAAGTTTGGTGATTTTGGGAATAGGAGATGTATTGTTTCTTTTGATCTTGCTACTGAAGAATTTAGACAGATACCAGTACCAGATTTTTCAGCTGGAGTTTGCTGTAAAATTATCAAATTCAAAGAATCACTTGGTTTAGCAGTTTATGCAGGATCTGGAAGACCTTTGAACCGAATCGAATTATGGGTATTTGAGGAAAAATGTAATGATAATGGGAGTAGCATGTACTGGGATAAACTCCATACAATTGATCTGGATTTTCCAGGAATCCCAATTGGAGTTTATAATGATACTGAATTGCTTATAAAGCGGGTCGATTCACAATGTGTCACTCTGACTTTCTATGATCCttataatgaaagctacaaaaaCGTCCCAATGTGCAATTCTGAGTTTTCTTGTGAGTTTTACAGCTATGTAGACAGTTTGGTGCCAGTAATAAGTGCAGGAGATGAACTtttagaagaagatgaagaagaagaggcagAGGCAGAAGCTATGGAGTAA